A single window of Acidimicrobiales bacterium DNA harbors:
- the metK gene encoding S-adenosylmethionine synthase: MSRYTFTSESVTEGHPDKMADQISDAILDAMLEQDPFSRVACETLVTTGLAIVAGEITTEGYVDIPSVVRNTICEIGYDRESYGYDGTTCGVLVAIDEQSPDIAKGVVKKPGEGSEEDLDSLGAGDQGMMFGFACDETDVLMPLPIHLAHRLAERLAEVRRSGAIPYLRPDGKTQVTLEYEDGKPVALKKVLISCQHHDGINRDEEIRPDLIEHVIEPVIPEQFKDDGYDVLVNPTGRFVIGGPVADAGLTGRKIIVDTYGGMARHGGGAFSGKDPTKVDRSGAYAARWVAKHIVASGAARRAEVQVAYAIGVAHPVSIMVETFGTETVDPALIEKAVREIFDLRPAAIIRDLDLRRPIFKKTAAYGHFGRESEENFTWEQLSRLDEFKSAVGLA, from the coding sequence GTGAGCAGGTACACGTTCACATCCGAGTCGGTCACCGAGGGTCATCCCGACAAGATGGCCGACCAGATATCCGACGCGATCCTCGACGCCATGTTGGAGCAAGACCCCTTCAGCCGGGTGGCCTGCGAGACCCTGGTGACCACCGGGTTGGCGATAGTCGCGGGGGAGATCACGACCGAGGGGTACGTCGACATCCCGTCGGTCGTGCGCAACACGATCTGCGAGATCGGCTACGACCGTGAGTCTTACGGCTACGACGGCACGACCTGCGGCGTGCTGGTGGCCATCGACGAGCAGTCTCCCGATATTGCAAAGGGCGTCGTCAAGAAGCCAGGAGAGGGCTCCGAGGAAGACCTCGACAGCCTCGGCGCCGGAGACCAGGGCATGATGTTCGGTTTCGCCTGCGACGAGACGGACGTCCTCATGCCCCTGCCGATCCACTTGGCGCACCGCCTCGCAGAACGTCTGGCCGAAGTACGTCGTTCGGGAGCGATCCCGTACCTGCGGCCGGACGGCAAGACGCAGGTGACGCTCGAATACGAAGACGGGAAGCCCGTGGCGCTGAAGAAGGTGCTGATCTCCTGCCAGCACCACGACGGCATAAATCGTGACGAGGAGATCCGCCCGGACCTGATCGAGCACGTGATCGAGCCGGTGATACCAGAGCAGTTCAAGGACGACGGATACGACGTCCTGGTGAACCCCACCGGCCGCTTCGTCATCGGCGGGCCTGTGGCCGACGCGGGCCTCACCGGCAGGAAGATTATCGTAGACACCTACGGTGGGATGGCGAGGCACGGTGGCGGTGCGTTCAGCGGGAAGGACCCGACGAAGGTGGATCGGTCCGGTGCGTACGCTGCTCGTTGGGTGGCCAAGCACATCGTCGCCTCCGGTGCCGCACGGCGAGCGGAGGTGCAGGTGGCTTACGCCATAGGTGTGGCCCATCCGGTGTCGATCATGGTGGAGACATTCGGCACCGAGACCGTCGATCCGGCTCTCATAGAGAAGGCCGTACGGGAGATATTCGACCTGAGGCCCGCAGCCATCATCCGCGACCTGGATCTCCGCCGACCGATCTTCAAGAAGACGGCCGCATACGGCCATTTCGGCCGGGAGAGCGAGGAGAACTTCACCTGGGAGCAGTTGAGCCGGCTGGACGAATTCAAGTCGGCCGTGGGACTCGCCTAG
- a CDS encoding dihydroorotate dehydrogenase, which yields MSPARRAAVDLSVNVGPTRLRAPVMTAAGTGGHGAELAAYGPLSRLGAVVAKSVGPRPWPGNPPLRVTPSPAGMVNSVGLQGPGVDRWLEEHLPALLREGATVVASIWAEDPDGFAEVAGKLAGSGVTAVEANLSCPNHRAGERLFAHSPSLAKAAVAAACSAGLPVWAKLAASVPAIVEVAAAVAEAGAVAVTLINTLPAMVIDVDRRRPALGGVTGGLSGAAIRPVAVRAVWDCHAALPDLPIVGVGGVATGRDAVEMIMAGASAVQVGTATFADPRAPWNVLGELERWCRSKGVAKICDLVGVAHGEARDG from the coding sequence ATGTCTCCCGCGAGACGAGCCGCGGTCGACCTCTCGGTGAACGTGGGGCCGACGCGTCTGCGAGCCCCCGTGATGACGGCGGCGGGAACGGGCGGTCATGGTGCGGAGCTGGCTGCCTATGGTCCGCTCTCTCGACTCGGGGCCGTCGTGGCGAAGTCGGTGGGTCCGAGGCCGTGGCCGGGGAACCCGCCATTGCGAGTCACGCCCTCGCCCGCCGGGATGGTGAACTCGGTGGGCCTGCAGGGTCCGGGTGTGGACCGTTGGCTGGAAGAGCATCTGCCGGCTCTCCTGCGCGAGGGGGCCACGGTGGTCGCCAGCATCTGGGCCGAGGATCCCGACGGGTTCGCCGAGGTCGCCGGCAAGCTGGCCGGATCGGGCGTGACGGCGGTGGAGGCGAACCTGTCCTGCCCCAACCACAGGGCAGGCGAGCGCCTGTTCGCCCACTCGCCGAGCCTCGCGAAGGCGGCGGTGGCAGCCGCCTGCTCGGCCGGCCTGCCGGTGTGGGCGAAACTCGCCGCGAGCGTTCCCGCCATCGTGGAGGTGGCGGCAGCAGTCGCAGAGGCCGGCGCAGTCGCGGTGACCCTGATCAACACGCTCCCGGCGATGGTGATCGACGTGGACAGGCGCCGACCGGCCCTGGGCGGCGTCACAGGAGGTCTCTCGGGAGCAGCCATCCGTCCAGTGGCGGTGCGGGCAGTGTGGGATTGCCACGCCGCGCTGCCGGACCTCCCGATCGTCGGAGTCGGTGGTGTGGCCACCGGGCGGGACGCGGTGGAGATGATCATGGCGGGCGCCTCTGCGGTGCAGGTGGGGACCGCCACCTTCGCCGACCCCAGGGCGCCGTGGAACGTCCTTGGGGAGCTCGAGCGCTGGTGCCGGTCGAAGGGAGTCGCGAAGATCTGTGACCTGGTGGGTGTGGCCCACGGAGAGGCGCGTGATGGTTGA
- a CDS encoding peptidase ClpP yields the protein MNTGEEAYVRADPLLGMGGKRVVLAVCGGIAAYKAVEVCRRLVDAGAHVVPLMTDAATRFVGEVTLSSLASEPVRRDLFDPSDPLAHTRLAKAADVVAVCPATARIISSMATGRADDLVSATLLATRAPVVLFPAMHEEMWCHPATQENVARLRSWGIEIVGPAEGRLAGGDAGVGRLVEPEEVVFAIARTVRGRPWKSKTVIVTAGGTREPIDPVRVITNRSSGKQGHALAEAAAVLGAETILVTTSDAAVPPGLAEVVHVETAADMQQAVMSRAERADVIVMAAAVADFRPARPADRKLKKEERPTAIELEPTYDFLVDLGNNRREGQIVVGFAAETENLLANAKAKMVSKGLDLIVANDVSKPGVGFGHDTNEVTILCRDGADRRVSLRSKREVAVAVMEEIERLMGDGMGASDSSGGSGT from the coding sequence GTGAACACGGGCGAAGAGGCGTATGTCCGCGCAGACCCCCTCTTGGGCATGGGGGGGAAGCGGGTGGTCTTGGCAGTGTGCGGGGGCATCGCCGCCTACAAGGCGGTCGAGGTGTGCAGACGCCTGGTCGACGCCGGCGCTCACGTGGTGCCGTTGATGACCGATGCGGCGACCCGGTTCGTGGGCGAGGTGACCCTGTCGTCTCTCGCCTCCGAGCCCGTCCGACGGGACCTGTTCGACCCGTCTGATCCCCTGGCGCACACACGCCTCGCCAAGGCGGCAGACGTGGTGGCCGTCTGTCCCGCGACTGCTCGGATCATCTCATCCATGGCGACGGGGCGGGCCGACGATCTCGTCAGCGCGACACTGCTGGCGACTCGTGCTCCCGTCGTCCTGTTCCCGGCGATGCACGAAGAGATGTGGTGCCACCCTGCTACGCAGGAGAACGTGGCGAGGCTCCGCTCCTGGGGCATCGAGATAGTCGGCCCCGCCGAGGGGAGACTCGCCGGCGGGGACGCGGGCGTGGGTCGACTGGTGGAACCCGAGGAGGTCGTGTTCGCGATAGCGCGCACGGTGCGTGGACGACCCTGGAAGTCGAAGACGGTGATCGTTACCGCGGGTGGCACCCGGGAGCCGATCGATCCGGTGCGTGTCATCACGAACCGGTCCTCTGGCAAGCAAGGTCACGCGTTGGCGGAGGCGGCGGCCGTGCTCGGTGCAGAGACGATCCTGGTCACGACATCTGATGCTGCAGTGCCGCCGGGTCTGGCCGAGGTGGTGCATGTGGAGACGGCAGCCGACATGCAGCAGGCGGTGATGTCCCGTGCAGAGAGAGCCGACGTCATAGTGATGGCCGCGGCGGTCGCAGATTTCCGGCCCGCCAGACCTGCGGATCGGAAGCTGAAGAAGGAAGAGCGGCCGACGGCGATAGAGCTCGAGCCCACATACGACTTCCTCGTGGACCTCGGGAACAATCGGCGTGAGGGTCAGATCGTCGTCGGCTTCGCCGCCGAGACTGAGAACCTCCTCGCCAATGCCAAGGCGAAGATGGTCTCGAAGGGACTCGACCTCATCGTCGCTAACGACGTCTCGAAGCCGGGCGTAGGGTTCGGGCACGACACCAACGAGGTGACTATCTTGTGCAGGGACGGGGCGGATCGCAGGGTGTCACTCCGCTCGAAGCGCGAGGTGGCCGTCGCCGTCATGGAGGAGATCGAGCGCCTGATGGGTGATGGCATGGGCGCATCTGATTCGTCTGGAGGTAGTGGGACGTGA
- the pyrF gene encoding orotidine 5'-phosphate decarboxylase → MVDPGLPRRDESNVYVDRGAGPALGSAEGELAAGAPREVRRRLCLALDVDDVVAAKRLAAAVQPWVGVVKVGLELYCSEGPAAVGVFREMGFEVFCDLKLHDIPTTVRRAGRVLGSLGVGYATVHAAGGVAVMRAAVEGLAAGADAVGLEAPVALAVTVLTSQDAAPPHLLAGRVLQAAEAGCGGVVCAARDLAVVSSVAPAMKKVVPGIRPTGAPRGDQARVATPSSALQAGADLLVVGRPISTAEEPERAAMEIASEVWSASRRDA, encoded by the coding sequence ATGGTTGACCCAGGCCTTCCTCGGCGAGACGAGTCGAACGTCTACGTGGATCGCGGCGCCGGCCCGGCCCTCGGGTCGGCGGAAGGGGAGCTCGCCGCCGGCGCGCCGCGAGAGGTGCGACGTCGGCTCTGTCTCGCGCTCGACGTCGACGACGTCGTCGCGGCGAAGCGGCTCGCGGCCGCGGTGCAACCTTGGGTGGGTGTCGTCAAGGTAGGTCTGGAGCTCTACTGCTCCGAGGGTCCCGCGGCCGTGGGGGTATTCCGAGAGATGGGCTTCGAGGTGTTCTGTGATCTGAAGCTCCACGACATCCCGACGACCGTCCGTCGAGCCGGCCGAGTCCTCGGCTCGCTCGGAGTGGGATATGCGACGGTTCACGCTGCCGGAGGTGTGGCTGTGATGCGTGCGGCGGTGGAGGGTCTCGCAGCCGGCGCGGATGCCGTGGGTCTGGAGGCGCCGGTGGCGCTGGCGGTGACCGTGCTCACTTCCCAGGACGCGGCGCCTCCGCACCTGCTCGCCGGTCGGGTTCTGCAGGCAGCGGAGGCGGGTTGCGGAGGAGTGGTGTGCGCTGCTCGGGATCTGGCCGTGGTCTCGTCGGTGGCTCCGGCGATGAAGAAGGTCGTGCCGGGGATCAGGCCCACCGGCGCACCGCGGGGAGACCAGGCGCGGGTGGCCACGCCGAGTTCGGCGCTGCAGGCCGGCGCGGACCTTCTCGTCGTGGGCAGACCCATCTCCACCGCAGAGGAGCCCGAGCGCGCGGCGATGGAGATCGCGAGCGAGGTGTGGAGCGCGTCGAGGCGAGACGCGTGA
- the gmk gene encoding guanylate kinase, whose translation MDPHIWLSRSWTTRPRRPGEPPDAYVFVDRAEFEDAISRGRFLEWAEYLGHLYGTPLPDPPSGHDVLLEIDVQGARQVHSLRPDALLVFVDAPSRDEQRRRLEGRGDDPESIEKRLRQADRELAAARELGMHMVVNDDVERCAREILKLVDQRRSHQGRR comes from the coding sequence ATGGATCCTCACATCTGGTTGTCGCGCTCTTGGACGACGCGGCCGAGGAGGCCGGGAGAGCCGCCGGATGCGTACGTGTTCGTGGACCGTGCCGAGTTCGAGGACGCGATAAGCCGAGGCCGCTTCCTCGAATGGGCGGAGTATCTCGGGCACCTGTACGGCACTCCGCTGCCCGATCCTCCCTCGGGTCACGACGTACTTCTGGAGATCGACGTCCAAGGTGCTCGCCAGGTGCACTCGCTGCGCCCCGACGCACTCCTCGTATTCGTCGACGCCCCTTCACGGGACGAGCAGCGCAGGCGACTCGAGGGACGTGGGGACGATCCGGAGTCGATCGAGAAACGCCTCCGGCAGGCCGACCGAGAGCTGGCGGCTGCCAGAGAGCTGGGAATGCACATGGTGGTGAACGACGACGTCGAACGCTGTGCGAGGGAGATCCTGAAACTGGTGGACCAAAGGAGGTCGCACCAGGGGCGCCGGTGA